One Streptomyces sp. R28 DNA window includes the following coding sequences:
- a CDS encoding helicase associated domain-containing protein codes for GGLGKDPERAAERAKQLEAIDPAWNCPWPLNWQRHYRVLADLAADEPHGHLPDVQPGVTFDGDDLGQWLKRQKQPGTWAQLSTEQQERLSRLGIKPAPTPPPASTTKSSGKGPSKTQQAFQRGLAAVTQWVEREGDRPVPRGHSEQITVDGEAEPVAVKLGVWISNTKSRRDKLSAEQLAALAELDVDWI; via the coding sequence GGGCGGCCTCGGGAAGGACCCGGAGCGGGCGGCGGAGCGCGCCAAGCAGCTGGAGGCGATCGACCCGGCCTGGAACTGCCCCTGGCCACTCAACTGGCAACGCCACTACCGCGTCCTCGCCGACCTCGCCGCCGACGAACCCCACGGCCACCTGCCCGACGTCCAACCCGGCGTGACGTTCGACGGCGATGATCTCGGGCAGTGGCTAAAGCGGCAGAAACAGCCGGGCACCTGGGCGCAGCTGTCCACCGAACAGCAGGAACGGCTGTCCAGGCTGGGCATCAAGCCCGCCCCGACGCCGCCTCCCGCTTCGACGACCAAGAGCAGTGGGAAGGGGCCGAGCAAGACGCAGCAGGCGTTCCAGCGGGGCCTGGCGGCCGTCACGCAGTGGGTGGAACGGGAAGGCGACCGGCCGGTGCCAAGGGGGCACAGCGAACAGATCACGGTCGACGGCGAGGCGGAGCCTGTGGCCGTCAAGCTGGGCGTATGGATCTCGAACACCAAGTCGAGGCGCGACAAGCTCAGTGCGGAGCAGCTGGCCGCACTGGCTGAGTTGGA